The Mycolicibacterium parafortuitum nucleotide sequence TCGGTGACGTGGGATCCGGCGCGGTCGGCCATCGCGCGCTCCGACATCGGGGTGATGATCTGGTCGCCGCTGCTGATGAAGTACCACGACGGGATGTCGTGCCAGGCCGCCGCGGTGGCCGGGGTGTCGAACGCCGCGGTGGCCGCGGCACGCTGCGATGCCCAGAGCTCGGTGGCCTGCTCTGCAGGCAGGTCGTCGGCGAAGTGGTGGACGAACACGTCCTGGCGCAGATAGAGGTCGGTTCCGCCGTCGGCGGTTCTCACCGTGTCGAACAATGCGCTGTCCGGTAGGTGCTTGAGCACCGAATCCGCGCCGGACAGCGAGCCGTTGGTCTCCCCGACCTCGGGTGCGGCCGCGTCGACGTACACCAGCGCCTTGACATTGGTCAGGCCGGCGGCGGCCTCGGTGATCACCGCCCCGCCGTAGGAATGCCCGACCAGGACGACGGGACCGTCGACGGTGCGGACGAACGACGCCACTTCGGCGGCGTCGGTGGTGAGGTTGCGTAGCGGGTTGGCGATGGCGCGTACCGGATAGCCGTCCGCCCGCAATGCCGACGCCTCACCGTCCCAGCTCGACGTGCCTGCCCAGGCGCCGTGCACCAGCACGACGGTGGGCTTGGGCTGCACCCCGGGATCGGCGTGGGACGTGGCACCGTGGGCGATCACTGCGACCGACGCCAGCACCG carries:
- a CDS encoding alpha/beta hydrolase, translating into MHVLFRPMATGIATMTAAAVLASVAVIAHGATSHADPGVQPKPTVVLVHGAWAGTSSWDGEASALRADGYPVRAIANPLRNLTTDAAEVASFVRTVDGPVVLVGHSYGGAVITEAAAGLTNVKALVYVDAAAPEVGETNGSLSGADSVLKHLPDSALFDTVRTADGGTDLYLRQDVFVHHFADDLPAEQATELWASQRAAATAAFDTPATAAAWHDIPSWYFISSGDQIITPMSERAMADRAGSHVTEFPGGSHLTLISHPEAVTDVIESAARSVA